The following coding sequences are from one Brienomyrus brachyistius isolate T26 chromosome 15, BBRACH_0.4, whole genome shotgun sequence window:
- the adgrl4 gene encoding adhesion G protein-coupled receptor L4: MESFLKFPMKLVLLAAWLSILLDPCKFSDFCKTCHKEAKCETRNGSENCFCKNGYTGNGRTFCADDNECENVTDICGKDAFCSNIQGSYFCTCAPGYKSTGKENFQTNDGTHCVEIPKTMCHLDEKCISQMVNKTLQSMRGNKSPLPLLQEIKRQTSKEMTPVDIISYVEVLSQSLPLLSVVNDTSANVDASTNETIKVFVNTVNNIVENNAWYNITEVNQEQTITKLLHTVEEATLSISKNYKTATEVEVSTNNIALKLCAFETQQNKQLNLQANLGGDSIKLHSSETKANENVSVVFLRYTSISNLLKNSKDKLVQEYKQHSEAEDFTVNSQVVAVALQPADVYELDVVTFSLKHSEPFDFALHSVKCAFWKYSESMRGHWATVGCKYIHVNRSHTTCSCNHMTHFAILMSSGRSEITDHLNILTRLTQLGMIISIICLSMCIFTFWFFSEIQSTRTTIHKNLCCSLFMAEFIFLVGINMSTHKHFCSIVAMLLHYFFLAAFAWMCIEGIHLYLIVVGVIYNKGFLHRNFYIFGYGSPAVVVAISATLGYKYYGTKKACWLSTENNFIWSFIGPACLIILVNLLAFGVIMYKVYRHTAIKKPEISHYENIRSCARGALALLFVLGATWTFGVLHILQETTVTAYLFTICNTFQGMFIFIFLCVLSRKIQEEYYRLFKNVPCCFECLR, from the exons ATGGAGTCTTTTCTAAAGTTCCCAATGAAACTTGTACTTTTAGCTG CATGGCTTTCTATTCTCCTGGACCCATGCAAATTTTCTGACTTCTGCAAAACATGTCATAAGGAGGCAAAGTGTGAAACTAGAAATGGTTCAGAAAATTGCTTTTGTAAAAATGGATATACCGGTAATGGGAGAACGTTTTGTGCAG ATGACAATGAATGTGAAAATGTCACAGACATCTGTGGTAAAGATGCTTTTTGCAGCAACATTCAAGGGAGCTACTTCTGTACATGTGCACCTGGCTACAAATCCACTGGGAAAGAAAACTTTCAAACAAATGATGGTACACACTGTGTTG aaattcCAAAGACAATGTGTCACTTGGATGAGAAATGTATCTCTCAGATGGTCAATAAAACACTACAAAGT ATGAGGGGCAATAAAAGTCCTCTACCCCTGCTGCAAGAAATCAAAAGACAAACTTCGAAGGAGATGACACCAGTCGATATCATTTCATATGTGGAGGTCTTATCTCAATCCCTACCATTATTATCTGTTGTGAATGACACTAGTGCTAATGTGGATGCTTCTACTAATGAAACAATAAAA GTCTTTGTTAACACAGTGAACAATATTGTTGAAAACAATGCATGGTATAATATAACAGAGGTAAATCAAGAACAGACCATTACAAAACTATTGCATACTGTAGAAGAAGCAACACTGAGCATTTCTAAAAATTACAAAACAGCAACAGAAGTGGAAGTCAGTACAAACAACATAG cCCTTAAGCTATGTGCTTTTGAAACGCAACAGAATAAGCAACTGAACCTTCAAGCTAATCTGGGAGGAGATTCTATTAAATTACACTCTTCAGAAACAAAAGCCAATG AAAATGTCTCTGTGGTTTTTCTTCGTTACACAAGCATTAGCAATCTTTTGAAAAACAGCAAAGACAAACTCGTGCAAGAGTATAAACAACATTCAGAAGCTGAAGATTTTACTGTTAACTCTCAAGTTGTAGCAGTTGCCTTACAACCGGCAGATGTCTATGAGCTTGATGTTGTAACATTTTCCTTAAAACACTCTGAA CCATTTGACTTTGCCCTTCATTCTGTGAAATGTGCATTCTGGAAGTACTCAGAGTCAATGAGGGGCCACTGGGCCACAGTTGGTTGCAAATACATTCATGTCAACAGATCCCACACCACCTGCAGCTGTAATCACATGACCCACTTTGCCATCCTGATGTCTTCTGGACGTTCCGAA ATAACAGACCACTTGAATATTCTGACCAGACTTACCCAACTTGGAATGATAATATCTATCATATGTCTCTCTATgtgcatttttactttctggttcTTCAGCGAAATACAGAGCACCAGGACAACTATTCACAAAAACCTTTGCTGCAGTCTCTTCATGGCTGAATTCATATTTTTAGTTGGAATTAATATGAGCACCCATAAA CACTTCTGCTCCATTGTTGCCATGCTGCTGCACTACTTCTTTTTAGCTGCTTTCGCCTGGATGTGCATCGAGGGAATTCATCTCTATCTGATAGTCGTCGGCGTCATTTACAATAAGGGTTTCTTGCATCGCAACTTCTACATTTTTGGCTATGGGAGCCCTGCTGTTGTGGTAGCAATTTCTGCAACTCTAGGTTACAAATACTATGGTACTAAAAAAGC gtGTTGGTTAAGTACAGAGAACAATTTTATATGGAGTTTTATTGGACCAGCCTGTTTAATTATTCTG GTTAATCTCCTGGCTTTTGGAGTGATCATGTATAAAGTGTATCGTCACACTGCTATAAAGAAACCTGAAATCAGCCACTACGAAAATATCAG GTCATGTGCTAGGGGTGCCCTCGCGCTTTTATTTGTCCTTGGTGCCACCTGGACCTTCGGAGTTCTTCACATCCTTCAAGAGACCACTGTCACTGCATATCTCTTCACGATCTGCAACACTTTCCAAGGGATGTTCATCTTCATCTTCCTTTGCGTGTTATCCAGAAAG ATTCAAGAGGAGTACTACCGGCTGTTTAAAAATGTGCCTTGTTGCTTCGAGTGCCTCAGATAA